From a single Oceanobacillus kimchii X50 genomic region:
- a CDS encoding YdiK family protein, which yields MKHPYLIRAILYFLVGIAFIYFGVQSKESTVWNSVTLIFSAVSALCFFCSFKMFGYHNKIKKKK from the coding sequence ATGAAACATCCTTATTTAATAAGAGCAATTCTATACTTTCTGGTTGGAATAGCTTTTATATACTTTGGGGTTCAAAGTAAGGAGAGCACCGTTTGGAATTCCGTTACATTGATTTTTTCAGCAGTCTCTGCTTTATGCTTCTTTTGTTCTTTTAAGATGTTTGGTTATCACAATAAAATAAAAAAGAAAAAGTAG
- a CDS encoding CPBP family intramembrane glutamic endopeptidase produces the protein MSRRYWYVILTYIIMQLSGALFAPILAVVLDLSLMDATIYWSIFSFGLAVLITLYLLKPDMQMRNDNAAGIESIILWSIAGFFMALFAQGIAAQIEIALGIDPGSENTQQIMDITRAAPIFMIVPAILAPILEEIIFRKIIFGELYKRMNFFFAGLLSAVIFGFIHLDPTHILIYASMGFVFAFLYVKTKRIIVPIIVHAAMNSFVVLMQYNIDPEELQRMLDEMQMIFFGG, from the coding sequence TTGAGTCGCAGATATTGGTATGTCATTCTTACATATATTATTATGCAGCTTTCAGGGGCTCTCTTCGCCCCAATTTTAGCGGTCGTTTTAGACTTATCTTTAATGGATGCAACGATTTATTGGTCAATATTTTCCTTTGGATTAGCGGTACTCATTACGCTATATCTTCTAAAACCAGATATGCAAATGCGAAATGATAATGCAGCAGGCATTGAAAGCATAATACTTTGGTCCATCGCTGGTTTCTTTATGGCTTTATTCGCGCAAGGTATTGCTGCCCAAATCGAAATAGCTTTAGGGATTGATCCTGGTTCAGAGAACACACAACAAATTATGGATATTACTCGAGCAGCACCGATATTTATGATCGTCCCGGCTATTTTAGCTCCGATTTTGGAAGAAATCATATTCCGAAAAATTATCTTTGGAGAGCTATATAAACGGATGAATTTCTTTTTCGCAGGGTTACTATCAGCAGTCATATTTGGCTTTATTCACTTAGACCCTACGCATATTCTTATTTATGCATCCATGGGATTTGTTTTTGCTTTCCTTTATGTAAAAACAAAACGTATCATTGTGCCTATCATCGTTCACGCAGCAATGAACTCCTTTGTTGTGTTAATGCAATATAATATTGATCCTGAGGAACTGCAGCGAATGTTAGATGAGATGCAAATGATATTCTTTGGAGGTTAA
- the groES gene encoding co-chaperone GroES, with product MIKPLGDRVVIELVEQEETTASGIVLPDSAKEKPQEGKVVAVGSGRVENGEKIALEVSEGDRIIFSKFAGTEVKYEGTEYLILRENDILAIIG from the coding sequence ATGATTAAACCATTAGGAGATCGTGTTGTTATCGAACTTGTTGAACAAGAAGAAACAACTGCAAGCGGAATCGTACTTCCAGACTCTGCAAAGGAAAAACCGCAGGAAGGGAAAGTAGTAGCAGTTGGTTCTGGACGTGTAGAAAATGGAGAAAAGATCGCTCTTGAAGTTTCAGAAGGAGATCGTATCATTTTTTCTAAATTTGCTGGTACAGAAGTGAAATATGAAGGTACAGAATACTTAATTCTTCGTGAAAATGATATTTTAGCTATTATAGGCTAA
- the groL gene encoding chaperonin GroEL (60 kDa chaperone family; promotes refolding of misfolded polypeptides especially under stressful conditions; forms two stacked rings of heptamers to form a barrel-shaped 14mer; ends can be capped by GroES; misfolded proteins enter the barrel where they are refolded when GroES binds), producing MAKDLKFSEDARRAMLRGVDTLADAVKVTLGPKGRNVVLDKKFGSPLITNDGVTIAKEIELEDAFENMGAQLVSEVASKTNDVAGDGTTTATVLAQAMIREGLKNVTSGANPVGIRRGIEKAVAEAVTELKSISKPVESKESIAQVAAISAADDEVGQLIAEAMERVGNDGVITIEESKGFNTELEVVEGMQFDRGYASPYMVTDQDKMEAVLEDPYILITDKKIANIQEVLPVLEQVVQQGKPLLMIAEDVEGEALATLVVNKLRGTFNAVAVKAPGFGDRRKAMLEDIAVLTGAEVITEDLGLDLKSAGIEQLGRASKVVVTKENTTVVEGSGDPEAISSRVAQIRAQAEESTSDFDKEKLQERLAKLAGGVAVIKVGAATETELKERKLRIEDALNSTRAAVEEGIVAGGGTALLNVYSKIAELSLVGDEATGASIVLRAIEEPVRQIVHNAGLEGSIIVERLKGEKVGIGYNAATDEWVNMVDAGIVDPTKVTRSALQNAASVAAMFLTTEAVVADKPEEDGGAAGGGMPDMGGMGGMGGMM from the coding sequence ATGGCTAAAGACTTAAAATTTAGTGAAGACGCTCGTCGCGCAATGCTACGTGGTGTAGATACATTGGCAGATGCAGTAAAAGTTACGCTTGGACCAAAAGGACGTAATGTTGTATTAGATAAAAAATTTGGCTCACCTCTAATTACTAATGATGGTGTTACAATTGCAAAAGAAATTGAATTAGAAGATGCATTTGAAAATATGGGTGCACAATTAGTATCTGAAGTTGCATCAAAAACAAATGATGTTGCTGGTGATGGTACTACAACTGCAACTGTACTTGCTCAAGCAATGATTCGTGAAGGATTGAAAAACGTAACCTCTGGTGCGAACCCAGTGGGAATCCGTCGCGGTATTGAAAAAGCTGTGGCAGAAGCAGTAACTGAATTAAAATCTATCTCAAAACCAGTTGAATCTAAAGAATCCATTGCGCAAGTAGCTGCTATCTCTGCTGCTGATGATGAAGTAGGTCAATTGATCGCTGAAGCAATGGAACGCGTAGGTAACGATGGTGTTATTACAATTGAAGAATCTAAAGGATTCAACACAGAACTTGAAGTAGTAGAAGGTATGCAATTTGATCGTGGATATGCTTCTCCATACATGGTTACTGACCAAGATAAAATGGAAGCAGTTCTAGAAGATCCATATATCTTAATTACAGATAAGAAAATTGCAAATATCCAAGAAGTGCTACCAGTATTAGAACAAGTAGTTCAACAAGGTAAACCGCTTCTAATGATCGCTGAAGATGTAGAAGGCGAAGCACTTGCTACATTAGTAGTGAACAAACTTCGCGGTACATTTAACGCAGTAGCTGTAAAAGCTCCTGGATTTGGTGACCGTCGTAAAGCAATGCTAGAAGATATCGCAGTACTAACTGGTGCAGAAGTAATCACTGAAGATCTTGGATTAGATCTTAAATCTGCTGGTATCGAACAATTAGGTCGCGCTTCTAAAGTTGTTGTAACAAAAGAAAACACAACAGTAGTAGAAGGTTCTGGTGACCCAGAAGCAATTTCTAGCCGTGTAGCACAAATCCGTGCACAAGCAGAAGAATCTACTTCTGATTTCGATAAAGAAAAATTACAAGAACGCCTAGCGAAATTAGCTGGTGGTGTAGCAGTAATCAAAGTTGGTGCAGCTACTGAAACAGAATTGAAAGAACGTAAGCTTCGTATTGAAGATGCACTTAACTCTACTCGTGCAGCAGTAGAAGAAGGTATCGTAGCTGGTGGTGGTACAGCATTACTTAACGTATACAGTAAAATCGCTGAATTATCATTAGTAGGTGACGAAGCAACTGGTGCAAGCATTGTACTACGTGCAATCGAAGAGCCAGTACGTCAAATCGTACACAATGCTGGACTAGAAGGTTCTATCATTGTAGAACGTCTAAAAGGCGAAAAAGTTGGTATTGGTTACAATGCAGCAACTGACGAGTGGGTAAACATGGTAGACGCTGGTATCGTTGACCCTACTAAAGTTACTCGTTCTGCATTACAAAACG